Part of the Undibacter mobilis genome is shown below.
TTTCAAACACCGGCGCAGGCAAACAGGAGACTACATGGCTACAGCTGCTGCACCCACGCGTGAAGATTTCGCCGCGATGCTCGAAGAGTCCTTCAACCAGGGCAGCCCCCAGGAAGGGACCGTCGTTACCGGCAAGATCGTCGGTATCGAAAAGGACATGGCCGTCATCGACGTCGGCGCCAAGACCGAAGGCCGCGTTGCGCTGCGCGAGTTCGCCGCGCCGGGCCGCCAGGCCGAACTGAAGGTCGGCGACGAGGTCGAGGTTTATCTTGAGCGCGTGGAAAATGCGCTGGGTGAAGCCGTGCTGTCGCGCGACAAAGCGCGCCGCGAGGAAAGCTGGGGCAAGCTCGAGAAGAGCTTCAACAACAACGAGAAGGTGTCGGGCGTCATCTTCAATCAGGTCAAGGGCGGCTTCACCGTCGACCTCGACGGCGCTGTGGCCTTCCTGCCGCGCAGCCAGGTGGACATCCGTCCGATCCGCGACGTCACCCCGCTGATGAACAACGCGCAGCAGTTCCAGATCCTCAAGATGGATCGCCGCCGCGGCAACATCGTCGTGTCGCGCCGTACCGTTCTCGAAGAGACCCGCGCCGAACAGCGTCAGGAACTGGTGCAGAACCTCGAAGAGGGTCAGGTCATCGACGGCGTGGTCAAGAACATCACCGATTACGGTGCGTTCGTTGATCTCGGCGGCATCGACGGCCTGCTGCACGTCACCGATATCGCGTGGCGCCGCGTCAATCACCCGACCGAAGTGCTCAACATCGGCCAGCAGGTGAAGGTCAAGATCATCAAGATCAACCACGAGACGCACCGCATCTCGCTCGGCATGAAGCAGCTGCTGGACGATCCGTGGCAGGGCATCGAGGCCAAGTACCCGATCCAGGCCAAGTTCAAGGGCCGCGTCACCAACATCACCGACTACGGCGCGTTCGTCGAACTGGAGCCGGGCATCGAAGGCCTGATCCACGTCTCGGAAATGTCCTGGACGAAGAAGAACGTTCACCCCGGCAAGATCGTCTCGACCTCGCAGGAAGTCGAAGTTCAGATTCTCGAAGTCGATCCGGTCAAGCGCCGCATTTCGCTCGGTCTCAAGCAGACCATGCGCAATCCGTGGGAAGTGTTCGTCGAAACGCACCCGCCGGGCTCGATCGTCGAAGGCGAAGTCAAGAACAAGACCGAGTTCGGTCTGTTCCTCGGCCTCGACGGCGATGTCGACGGCATGGTCCATCTCTCGGATCTGGACTGGAAGCGTCCGGGCGAGCAGGTGATCGACGAGTACAACAAGGGCGACATGGTCAAGGCGCAGGTTCTCGACGTCGATGTCGAGAAGGAGCGTATCTCGCTCGGTATCAAGCAACTGGCCGGCGATCCGATGGCTTCGGGCACCGCGGGCGAGCTCAAGAAGGGCTCGGTCGTGACCTGCGAAGTCACCGCGATCAACGAGGGCGGCATCGAGGTGAAGATCGTCGATACCGATCTCACCGCCTTCATCCGTCGTGCCGATCTCGCGCGCGAGCGCGGCGATCAGCGTCCGGAGCGCTTCTCGGTCGGTCAGAAGGTTGACGCCCGCGTCACCCAGTTCGACCGCAAGACCCACAAGCTGGGTATCTCCATCAAGGCGCTGGAAGTCGCCGAGGAGAAGGAAGCCATGGCGCAGTATGGCTCGGCCGACTCGGGTGCCTCGCTCGGCGACATTCTCGGCGCCGCGCTCAAGCAGCGCGCTGCCGGCGAAGAAGAAAAGGCCTGATTACGGTTTCCGAGCCGTTACCGGCATGCAACGAACCCCGGAGCGAAAGCTCCGGGGTTTTTCTTTTCGACATTGTCGTGCCAAGAATGCGCGCAATTGCTAGTACCGGGTCACACAGGAGATTGCCGATATGTCGCTCGATGCCGATGCCATCGTCGATCGCCGCCGGCTGCGGCGCAAACTGACCTTCTGGCGCGTTGCTGCGCTGCTGATCGTGCTGGTCGCGGTCGGTATCGGCACGGCCATGATGATTCCCGGCAGCGGCATCAAGCCGGGTGATGACTCGATCGCCCGTATCAAGATTCAGGGCCTGATCCGCGGCAACCAGGACCGCGTCGATGCGCTGGAGCGGCTCGGCAAGTCGAACGCCAAGGCGGTCATCGTTCACCTCGACAGCCCCGGCGGCACCACGGCCGGCTCCGAACAGCTTTACGACGCGCTGCGCACCTTGCAGTCGAAGAAGCCGATGGTCGTGGTGGTCGATGGGCTGGCGGCTTCCGGCGCCTATATCGCGGCGCTCGCCGCGGACCACATCATCGCCCACGACACCTCATTGGTCGGCTCCATCGGTGTTTTGTTCCAGTATCCGAATTTTACCGAGGTGCTGAAGACGATCGGCATCAAGGTTGAGGAGGTAAAATCGTCGCCCCTCAAGGCTGCGCCTAACGGCTTCGAACCGACCAGCCCGGAGGCGCGTGCCGCCATCGAGGCCATCGTGCTCGACTCCTATGCCTGGTTCAAAGGGCTGGTGAAGGACCGCCGCAAGCTCGACGATGCCCAACTGACCAAGGTCGCCGACGGCCGCGTCTTCACGGGCCGGCAGGGCGTGCCGCTCAAGCTGGTCGACCAGCTTGGCAACGAAAAGACGGCATTGGCCTGGCTGGAGAAGGAAAAGAAGATTCCGGCCTCGACTCCGGTGAAGGATTTCTCGCTGGAGCCGCGCTTCCGCGAGCTGTCTTTCCTGCACGTCGCCGCCCTCGGCTTCGAGGCTGCCGGCCTGTCCGCGCTCGCTCAGCGGGTCGGGACCTGGAGCGGCGTGGCCGCGGTCGAAAGACTCAATCTTGACGGGCTCTTAGCGCTTTGGCACCCTTCGGCCTCCAATTGACCGAGCCAAAGGTAGAGGCGGCGTCCATGATCAAATCTGAGCTGGTGCAACGCATCGCGGCCCAGAATCCCCATCTCTACCAGCGTGACGTCGAGAACATCGTCAACGCCATCCTCAACGAGATCACCGGCGCCATGGCGCAGGGCGATCGCGTTGAACTGCGGGGTTTCGGCGCTTTCTCGGTCAAGCACAGGCCGGCTCGTACCGGACGCAACCCGCGCACGGGCGCGCATGTGTCGGTCGAGCAGAAGTCGGTTCCGTTCTTCAAGACCGGCAAGGAAATGCGCGAACGTCTCAACAAGCTCGACGGCGTTGCCATTCCTGACGACGACGTGGACTGAGCATCGGCCTCATCGCCCGTAAAAGCGGGTGATCCAGCGTCTGTCGCTTCTCAAGCCTGCATTGCAAAAGCCGGATACCGCGCTGTCGCGGGATATGACATTGCGGGTGTGTCCGCGCTATAAGCGTGCATGCTCCGCAAGATTGTCACCCTCATTGTCGTTGTACCGCTGGCGGCGGTGATCATCGCCTTCGCCGTGGCGAATCGCCATGCGGTGACCGTTTCATTCGATCCCTTCTCGGCCGCCAGTCCGGCCTACGCGGCCACCGTGCCGCTGTTCGTCCTGATCTTCATTCTGGTCATTCTCGGCGTCGTCGTCGGCGGTGCCGCCGCCTGGCTGCGCCAGTCGCAATGGCGGCGGGTGGCGCGCCGGCTCGATGGCGAGAATCGCCGCTTGCTGCACGAACTCTCCGTCGCTCGCGAGCAGCTGGTCACCGAGACGCAGCGCGCGGCGGCCGCCGAGAGCGCCGCCCGCGAGGTCGCCAAAGGTCTGGAAAACCGGCGTACCGAGGCCCCGGCCCTCGCCCCGCCGGGGCGCGCATGAACCCTCGCTAAGCCCTTGGCGACGGCGGGGATAAAACGTAGAACCCGCTGGCACCCATGGCACTGACGATCAAAATCTGCGGCCTGCGCACCCCCGAAACCCTTGATGTGGCGATCGAATCCGGCGCCGATCAGGTTGGCTTCGTGTTTTTTCCGCCGAGCCCGCGCTCGCTCGGCCTCGAGGCGGCGCGCCTGCTCGGCGCCCGCGCGCAAGGCCGTGCCCAGAAGGTGGCCCTGACCGTCGACGCCTCGAACGACGCCATCGCCGCGATCGTCGCCGCGCTCAAACCCGACATGCTGCAGCTTCACGGTAACGAAACGCCGGAACGCGTCGCCGTGGTGCGCTCGCGCTTCGGCCTGCCGGTGATGAAGGCGCTGCCGATCGCGACGCGCGCCGACCTGTCGCCGATCCGTGAATTCGACAAGGTTGCCGACCGCTTGCTGTTCGACGCCCGCGCGCCGCAGGATGCGACGCGGCCCGGCGGCCTGGGCAAGACCTTCGACTGGACCTTGCTGGCCGGGCTCAAGACCGGCGTTCCTTATATGTTGTCCGGTGGTCTCGATGCCGGCAACGTCGCCGAGGCGTTGCGCATTACGCGCGCGCCGGGCGTCGATGTGTCGTCCGGCGTCGAGCGCGCGCCCGGCGAGAAAGACCCCGACAGGATTCGCGCCTTCATTCGTGCGGCGCGCGCGGCCGATGCCGCGCTCGATGAAAAGGTGAGTGCAAAAGTAGGCCCATGACCGTACAGCAGCAGCCCAACTCCTTCCGCACCGGGCCCGATGAGCGCGGCCACTTCGGCATCTATGGCGGCCGCTTCGTCGCCGAAACCTTGATGCCGCTGATCCTCGATCTCGAGAAGGCCTATAACCAGGCCAAGGCGGATCCGGCGTTCCAGAAGGAGATGGACTCCTATCTGTCGCACTATGTCGGCCGTCCGTCGCCTTTGTATTTCGCCGAACGCCTGACGAAAAAATTCGGCGGCGCGAAAATCTATTTCAAGCGCGAAGATCTCAACCATACCGGCGCACACAAGGTGAACAACGTCACCGGCCAGATCATGCTGGCGCAGCGCATGGGCAAGAAGCGCATCATCGCCGAGACCGGCGCCGGCATGCACGGTGTCGCCACCGCCACTTTGTGCGCCAAATTCGGCCTGCCCTGCATCGTCTATATGGGCGCCGTGGACGTCGAGCGGCAGCAGCCCAACGTGCTGCGCATGAAGATGCTGGGCGCTGAAGTGCGCGCTGTCACTTCCGGTTCAAGCACCCTCAAGGACGCGATGAACGAGGCGCTGCGCGACTGGGTGACGAATGTCAGCGACACATTCTATTGCATCGGCACGGTGGCGGGGCCGCATCCTTATCCGGCGATGGTGCGCGACTTCCAGTGCATCATTGGCAATGAAACGCGCGCGCAGATGCAGCAGCTTGAGGGCCGCCTGCCGGATTCGCTCATCGCCTGCATCGGCGGCGGCTCCAATGCCATGGGGCTTTTTCATCCCTTCCTGGACGATCGCTCGGTCGAGATTTATGGCGTTGAAGCGGCCGGTCACGGCATCCCGTCGGGCCAGCATGCAGCTTCCGTCACCGGTGGCCGCCCCGGCGTGCTGCATGGCAACCGCACTTATCTGCTGATGGATGACGACGGCCAGATCACCGAGGCGCATTCGATTTCCGCCGGCCTCGATTATCCCGGCATCGGCCCCGAGCATTCCTGGCTCAACGACATGGGCCGCGTGAAGTTCTTGTCGGCGACCGACGATGAAGCGGTCGCTGCCTTCCAGTTGTGCAGCCAGCTCGAGGGCATCATTCCCGCGCTGGAGCCGGCGCACGCGCTGGCCCGGGTGTTCGACCTCGCGCCGAAGCTGCCGAAGGATCACCTGATGGTGGTCAACATGTCCGGCCGCGGCGACAAGGATCTCGCCAGCGTGCAGGCCTGGCTGGAGACCCATAAGAAATGACCACCCGTATCGAAAAGCGTTTTGCCGATCTCAAGAGCGAAGGCCGCGCCGCGCTCGTGACCTTCGTCATGTCCGGCGATCCGGATTACGAAACCTCGATGGCCATCATCAAGGCGTTGCCGAAGGCCGGCGCCGACGTGATCGAGCTCGGCATGCCGTTCACCGATCCGATGGCCGATGGTCCGTCGATCCAGGCCGCCGGCGTGCGCGCGCTGAAAGCCGGCCAGACGCTGAAGAAGACGCTGCAGATGGTGCGCGACTTCCGCAAGGACGAGGCCGCGACGCCCATCGTGTTGATGGGTTACTACAATCCGATTTACATCTATGGCGTCGACAAGTTTCTCGTCGATGCGAAAGAAGCCGGCGTCGATGGCCTCATCGTGGTGGACCTGCCGCCGGAAGAGGACGAAGAACTGTGCCTGCCTGCGCTGAAGGCGGGTCTCAATTTCATTCGCCTGGCGACGCCGACCACCGACGACAAGCGCCTGCCGGCGGTGCTGAACAACACCTCGGGCTTTGTCTATTACGTTTCGATCACCGGCATCACCGGTTCGGCGGCGCCGGACGCCACCAAGGTGTCGGCGGCGGTTCAACGCATCAAGAAGCACACCAAGCTGCCGGTGGCGGTCGGCTTTGGGGTCAAGAATGCCGAAAGCGCGCGCGCTATTGCGGCTGGTGCCGACGGCGTCGTGGTCGGCTCGGCATTGATCGACGCGCTGCGCAAGACGCTTGAGGCCGACGGAAAAGGCGGGCCGGCCACGGTCAAGGCGGTGACCGACCTCGTTGCCGACATCGCCAGGGGCGTGCGCGCGGCGGGGACAGTGGCGGCGGAATGATTGGGCAATCGTCTTCGCGAAAGCGAGGACCCGGTAACCACAATTCGTTCACAGTGGCGCAGTAGACAAAGACGGCTTACATCCGGCGGATACGGATCATCCGTTGATGATGACGCCCGAGCAAAACGCGAGCTTTTCGATGAACTGGATCAACAACGTTGTACGGCCGAAGATCCGCAGCATCCTGCGTCGCGACACGCCGGAAAACCTCTGGATCAAGTGCCCCGAGACCGGCCAGCTCGTGTTCTACAAGGACGTCGAGCAGAACCAGTTCGTCATCCCTTCGTCCGGCTATCACATGCGGATCTCGGCGCCGAAGCGACTGGCGACGATGTTCGATGGCGGCGAATTTGAAGACATCGCGCTGCCGGAAGTTCAGATTGATCCGCTGAAATTCCGCGATGAGCGCCGCTATGCCGACCGCCTCAAGGATGCCCGCACCAAGACGGGTTATCAGGACGCCGTAAAGCTCGGCATCGGCCGGCTCGAAGGCCAGATGGTGACGATCGGCGTGCAGGACTTCGATTTCATGGGCGGTTCGCTCGGCATGGCCGCCGGTGAGGCGATCATCGCCGGCTTGGAGACCGCGCTGCGCCGCGAGACGCCCTTCATCATGTTCGCGGCGTCCGGTGGCGCGCGCATGCAGGAAGGCATCCTGTCGCTGATGCAATTGCCCCGCACCACGG
Proteins encoded:
- the rpsA gene encoding 30S ribosomal protein S1, with product MATAAAPTREDFAAMLEESFNQGSPQEGTVVTGKIVGIEKDMAVIDVGAKTEGRVALREFAAPGRQAELKVGDEVEVYLERVENALGEAVLSRDKARREESWGKLEKSFNNNEKVSGVIFNQVKGGFTVDLDGAVAFLPRSQVDIRPIRDVTPLMNNAQQFQILKMDRRRGNIVVSRRTVLEETRAEQRQELVQNLEEGQVIDGVVKNITDYGAFVDLGGIDGLLHVTDIAWRRVNHPTEVLNIGQQVKVKIIKINHETHRISLGMKQLLDDPWQGIEAKYPIQAKFKGRVTNITDYGAFVELEPGIEGLIHVSEMSWTKKNVHPGKIVSTSQEVEVQILEVDPVKRRISLGLKQTMRNPWEVFVETHPPGSIVEGEVKNKTEFGLFLGLDGDVDGMVHLSDLDWKRPGEQVIDEYNKGDMVKAQVLDVDVEKERISLGIKQLAGDPMASGTAGELKKGSVVTCEVTAINEGGIEVKIVDTDLTAFIRRADLARERGDQRPERFSVGQKVDARVTQFDRKTHKLGISIKALEVAEEKEAMAQYGSADSGASLGDILGAALKQRAAGEEEKA
- the sppA gene encoding signal peptide peptidase SppA, whose translation is MSLDADAIVDRRRLRRKLTFWRVAALLIVLVAVGIGTAMMIPGSGIKPGDDSIARIKIQGLIRGNQDRVDALERLGKSNAKAVIVHLDSPGGTTAGSEQLYDALRTLQSKKPMVVVVDGLAASGAYIAALAADHIIAHDTSLVGSIGVLFQYPNFTEVLKTIGIKVEEVKSSPLKAAPNGFEPTSPEARAAIEAIVLDSYAWFKGLVKDRRKLDDAQLTKVADGRVFTGRQGVPLKLVDQLGNEKTALAWLEKEKKIPASTPVKDFSLEPRFRELSFLHVAALGFEAAGLSALAQRVGTWSGVAAVERLNLDGLLALWHPSASN
- a CDS encoding integration host factor subunit beta, with amino-acid sequence MIKSELVQRIAAQNPHLYQRDVENIVNAILNEITGAMAQGDRVELRGFGAFSVKHRPARTGRNPRTGAHVSVEQKSVPFFKTGKEMRERLNKLDGVAIPDDDVD
- a CDS encoding lipopolysaccharide assembly protein LapA domain-containing protein, yielding MLRKIVTLIVVVPLAAVIIAFAVANRHAVTVSFDPFSAASPAYAATVPLFVLIFILVILGVVVGGAAAWLRQSQWRRVARRLDGENRRLLHELSVAREQLVTETQRAAAAESAAREVAKGLENRRTEAPALAPPGRA
- a CDS encoding phosphoribosylanthranilate isomerase, whose product is MALTIKICGLRTPETLDVAIESGADQVGFVFFPPSPRSLGLEAARLLGARAQGRAQKVALTVDASNDAIAAIVAALKPDMLQLHGNETPERVAVVRSRFGLPVMKALPIATRADLSPIREFDKVADRLLFDARAPQDATRPGGLGKTFDWTLLAGLKTGVPYMLSGGLDAGNVAEALRITRAPGVDVSSGVERAPGEKDPDRIRAFIRAARAADAALDEKVSAKVGP
- the trpB gene encoding tryptophan synthase subunit beta; the encoded protein is MTVQQQPNSFRTGPDERGHFGIYGGRFVAETLMPLILDLEKAYNQAKADPAFQKEMDSYLSHYVGRPSPLYFAERLTKKFGGAKIYFKREDLNHTGAHKVNNVTGQIMLAQRMGKKRIIAETGAGMHGVATATLCAKFGLPCIVYMGAVDVERQQPNVLRMKMLGAEVRAVTSGSSTLKDAMNEALRDWVTNVSDTFYCIGTVAGPHPYPAMVRDFQCIIGNETRAQMQQLEGRLPDSLIACIGGGSNAMGLFHPFLDDRSVEIYGVEAAGHGIPSGQHAASVTGGRPGVLHGNRTYLLMDDDGQITEAHSISAGLDYPGIGPEHSWLNDMGRVKFLSATDDEAVAAFQLCSQLEGIIPALEPAHALARVFDLAPKLPKDHLMVVNMSGRGDKDLASVQAWLETHKK
- the trpA gene encoding tryptophan synthase subunit alpha gives rise to the protein MTTRIEKRFADLKSEGRAALVTFVMSGDPDYETSMAIIKALPKAGADVIELGMPFTDPMADGPSIQAAGVRALKAGQTLKKTLQMVRDFRKDEAATPIVLMGYYNPIYIYGVDKFLVDAKEAGVDGLIVVDLPPEEDEELCLPALKAGLNFIRLATPTTDDKRLPAVLNNTSGFVYYVSITGITGSAAPDATKVSAAVQRIKKHTKLPVAVGFGVKNAESARAIAAGADGVVVGSALIDALRKTLEADGKGGPATVKAVTDLVADIARGVRAAGTVAAE
- the accD gene encoding acetyl-CoA carboxylase, carboxyltransferase subunit beta — its product is MNWINNVVRPKIRSILRRDTPENLWIKCPETGQLVFYKDVEQNQFVIPSSGYHMRISAPKRLATMFDGGEFEDIALPEVQIDPLKFRDERRYADRLKDARTKTGYQDAVKLGIGRLEGQMVTIGVQDFDFMGGSLGMAAGEAIIAGLETALRRETPFIMFAASGGARMQEGILSLMQLPRTTVAVQLLREAKKPYIVVLTNPTTGGVTASYAMLGDVHIAEPGALIGFAGPRVIEQTIREKLPAGFQRSEYLAEHGMVDMVVHRHQLRATLGQLCRLLMKQPALVPGKQLPAA